In the Wyeomyia smithii strain HCP4-BCI-WySm-NY-G18 chromosome 2, ASM2978416v1, whole genome shotgun sequence genome, one interval contains:
- the LOC129720495 gene encoding uncharacterized protein LOC129720495, with product MIDKQPPPNSQQLIDLPAQVQKLAENTVCDVTNVSMYYQNVRGLRTKIDDIFLATNDCNYDVIMLTETGLNDSILSPQLFGSAFNVFRCDRSPMNSNKRSFGGVLIAAARHHTSTIFESVHANCLEQSNDSTIVDALVASVRDFFASSADDCTLMVCGNYNQPRLAWDNCNGVIKHDESTQLPNASATLIDGMDFLNLNQANLIRNHLGRVFDLVFYNSDCEISVEECVAPMLPVDLHHPPLTISTPTTKNAMAGSSLPSARRVLNYRKIDFVAFNAFISNIDWPALWPDSNDADSMAANFCALVGSWLADYLPFVRRPSSPAWSNHSLRVLKRKRNACLRKLRRLRSDESMYDFKRSSEEYRRLNSSLYKSYVLAVQTDQRRNPKKFWNFVNSRRKCFSTPTDVYLEEMVSCSDSDSCELFAKFFSSVFASDCASNDDAARAAANVPADLVDRDIFEVTHDMVTAAAKKLKCSYTVGPDGIPAVLLCRCIDILAAPLCTIFNKSLVQGKFPEIWKHFYMFPVFKSGDRRNVKNYRGITNLSAACKLFEISRHFTSHCISELERKVKVDVIYTDREAAFDRIDHKTLLNKISRLGASSRFVKWLESFLRDRILQVKLGSGVSSAFTNKSGVPQMIGHVEDIQLKEITWSVFDSSVYLCV from the exons ATGATAGATAAACAACCTCCCCCGAATTCACAACAGCTTATTGATTTACCGGCTCAAGTGCAAAAACTTGCCGAG AACACCGTTTGTGATGTGACCAACGTTAGTATGTACTACCAGAACGTGCGTGGATTGAGAACGAAGATTGACGATATCTTTTTGGCGACCAATGACTGCAACTACGATGTGATTATGCTAACCGAGACGGGATTGAATGACAGTATACTCTCACCACAGCTATTCGGCAGTGCCTTCAACGTATTTCGATGCGATCGGAGTCCAATGAACAGCAATAAACGTTCTTTCGGAGGTGTTTTGATCGCTGCCGCACGGCATCACACTAGCACAATCTTTGAATCTGTACATGCAAACTGTCTTGAGCAG AGTAACGATAGTACTATCGTTGATGCTCTCGTCGCTTCCGTTCGAGACTTTTTTGCGAGCAGCGCAGACGATTGCACGTTGATGGTATGCGGCAACTATAATCAACCGCGTTTAGCATGGGATAACTGTAATGGTGTCATAAAACATGATGAGTCTACGCAGCTACCGAATGCAAGTGCTACTCTCATTGACGGCATGGATTTTCTAAATCTAAACCAGGCAAATTTAATTCGAAATCACCTTGGACGCGTGTTTGATTTGGTGTTTTACAACTCTGATTGCGAAATTTCCGTAGAGGAGTGTGTTGCCCCGATGCTGCCCGTTGATTTACACCATCCTCCATTGACAATCTCTACTCCCACCACTAAAAATGCGATGGCTGGTTCTAGTCTCCCTTCCGCGAGGCGAGTattaaattatagaaaaattgattttgtagCTTTCAATGCTTTTATATCGAACATTGATTGGCCAGCACTGTGGCCAGACAGTAACGATGCGGACTCGATGGCAGCAAATTTTTGCGCACTTGTTGGATCATGGCTTGCAGATTATTTGCCATTTGTTAGACGACCTTCTTCCCCTGCTTGGAGTAATCACAGTTTGAGAGTTTTGAAACGTAAACGGAACGCATGTTTGCGCAAACTCCGTCGTTTACGGTCAGATGAATCGATGTATGATTTTAAACGTTCAAGTGAGGAGTATCGACGGCTGAATTCAAGTCTCTACAAGTCATACGTGTTGGCAGTTCAAACAGACCAGCGTAGAAACCcgaaaaaattttggaatttcgttAATTCAAGACGGAAATGCTTCTCGACCCCAACGGACGTGTATTTGGAAGAAATGGTATCCTGCTCGGATTCTGATTCTTGCGAactttttgcgaaatttttctcTTCTGTATTCGCCTCCGATTGTGCCTCGAATGACGATGCTGCTCGCGCCGCTGCGAATGTTCCTGCAGATCTTGTTGATCGTGACATCTTCGAAGTTACACATGATATGGTTACTGCCGCCGCTAAGAAACTCAAATGTTCGTACACTGTTGGTCCCGATGGAATACCTGCCGTGCTTTTGTGCCGATGCATTGATATTCTAGCCGCTCCACTTTGCACCATATTCAACAAGTCTTTGGTACAAGGGAAGTTCCCCGAGATCTGGAAGCACTTCTATATGTTCCCGGTCTTCAAAAGTGGTGATCGTCGTAATGTCAAAAATTACCGTGGAATAACCAATTTGTCTGCCGCGTGTAAACTTTTTGAGATTTCACGGCATTTCACGTCGCATTGCATTTCAGAACTCGAACGTAAAGTAaaagtcgatgtcatttacacggACCGCGAGGCTGCTTTTGACCGAATCGACCATAAAACATTGTTAAACAAAATCTCCCGTCTTGGTGCCTCATCTCGGTTCGTTAAGTGGCTTGAATCGTTCCTGCGTGATAGAATTTTACAAGTCAAGCTGGGATCCGGTGTATCGTCTGCGTTCACAAATAAGTCTGGTGTACCACAA